Within Cellulophaga sp. L1A9, the genomic segment TTTATTACACACTTAGTCTTAAAACATCTGTTAAAAGATATATTTTAATCATTAATAAAAGGTTATTTTTGACCCCTAAAATTTTATCATGCAGGAAGAAATAAATAAATGTATCGAAATTCTTTCTAAAGGCGGTTTAATTCTTTACCCAACAGATACTGTTTGGGGTATTGGCTGCGATGCTACCAACGAAGAAGCTGTTGCTAAAATATACGCCTTAAAACAACGTAAAAATACCAAAGCAATGATTTGTTTGGTGGCTAATGATTTTATGCTAGAAAAGTATATAGATGCAGTACCAGAAGTTGCTTATGACATCATAGATTTAGCTACAAAACCTACCACTATAGTTTATGACAACCCGAAAGGAGTAGCTAAAAACTTAGTTGCAGAAGATAACACCTTAGCAATTCGTGTAGCCTCAGA encodes:
- a CDS encoding L-threonylcarbamoyladenylate synthase, producing MQEEINKCIEILSKGGLILYPTDTVWGIGCDATNEEAVAKIYALKQRKNTKAMICLVANDFMLEKYIDAVPEVAYDIIDLATKPTTIVYDNPKGVAKNLVAEDNTLAIRVASDKFCQYLITKFKKPIVSTSANVAGEATPQTFKEITSAILKGVDYVVNLHQDQNSGTPSSIIKLGNDGVVKIIRE